The region GCCTGCGAGCTCGGCCTCGCGGCCGTCGACCACTGCACCTTCCTCAGCCCCCTCGACGTTGAGTCCCTCAGAGACTCACGGACCATCGCGACCCTCCTGCCCGGCGTCGAGTTCTCCACCCGGCAGCCCTACCCGGACGCCCGCGGGCTGATCGACGCCGGCGTCCGCGTCGCCCTCGCCAGCGACTGCAACCCGGGCTCGTGCTTCACCTCGTCGATGGCGCTGTGCATCGCGCTGGCCGTGCGCGAGATGCGGATGAGTCCCGCCGAGGCGCTGCACGCCGCGACCGCGATGGGTGCCGCCGCCCTCGACCGCGACGACGTCGGCGTGCTCGCCCCCGGCAAGGCCGCCGACCTCGTCCTCCTCGACGCGCCGTCGTACGTCCATCTCGCCTACCGCCCCGGCGTCCCGCTCGTGGCCGGGGTCTGGCAGTCCGGCCGCCCCGTCGTGGGGTAGTCAGCGACCACCCCCGGGGTGGAGGACTACCTCAGACGGCCGTCGTACGCCGCCGGGGCGCGCATCTGAGGTAGCCCGCCACGCGGAGATAGGGCACGCGCCCGATGTCCGGGGCTACCTCATGGACGGAATCTCTTCTCACGGTCCAGCAAGGGCCGCGACGAAGAGGAGAAGGACATGTTCACCACCGACAGCTTCCTGGGTGCCGAGATCAGCTACCGCCAGGACAAGGTGCGCCGTGACTACGGCGTCCGCCGCTGGACCAGGGTCCGCACCACCGACACCCGGAAGTGACCCGCACCGCGATCGACCCGTCAGTGTCGGTCGAGCAGGACACAATGTCGTCCGTGCCGGCCCTGCGGACCACCGATCTCATCGGACGCGATGCCGAGCTGGAGCAGCTCACCGCCCAGCTCGGCATTCGCGCGTCCGGGACCGGTCGTGACCAGGGCGACGACGCCCGGCACGACGCGACCGTCCGCGCGATGCTCGTCGCCGGCGACGCGGGCGTCGGCAAGACCCGACTCCTCATGGCCCTGCGCGACGAGGCGCTCGCGGCCGGCTGGCAGGTCGTCGCCGGCCACTGCCTCGACCTCGCCGACAGCTCCCTGCCCTACCTCCCCTTCTCCGAGGTGCTCGGCCGCCTGATGTCCGACGTGCCCGACGTCGCCGCCCGTGTCCTCGACCAGCACCCCACGCTCGCCCGGCTCCAGCCCGGGCGCCGGATCCGCAGCAGCGAGACCGCGTCGGGCGACCAGGCCCTCGACCGCGGCAACGTCTACGACGCGGTCGGCGACCTCCTCTCCGCCGTCGCCGAGCAGGCGCCGCTCCTCCTCGTCGTCGAGGACACCCACTGGGCCGACGAGTCCACGCGCGACATGCTCAGCTTCCTCTTCTCCCGCCCGCTGCCTGGCGTCGCGCTGGTCGTCTCCTACCGCGCTGACGACCTCCACCGCCGCCACCCGCTGCGCCGCCAGGTCGCGGAGTGGAGCCGCCTGCGCGGCGTCGACAGGCTCCAGCTCGAGCCCCTCGCTGACGACGACGTGCGCAGCCTCGTCCGCGCCCTGCACCCCTCGACGATGTCCGAGGCGGAGTACGTCTCCATCGTCGACCGCGCCGAGGGCAACCCGTTCTTCATCGAGGAGCTCGTCGGTGCGACGTGGTCCGGCCAGGTTCCCGGCGAGCTCGCCGACGTGCTGCTCGTCCACCTCGACCGGCTCGACGACACCACCCGGCGCGTGGTGCGGCTCGTGTCCGTCGCCGGGCGCCAGGTCAGCCACGGGCTGCTCTCCGCGGTCTCCGACCTCGACACCACCGAGCTCGAGGCAGCGCTGCGCAACGCGGTCGAGGCCCACGTCCTCGTCGCGTCGCGCGGCGGGACCTACGCCTTCCGCCACGCGCTGCTCGGCGAGGCGGTCTACGACGACCTCCTGCCCGGCGAGCGGGTCCGGCTCCACGCCGACTTCGTGTCGGCGCTCGGGGAGGGCCGCGCCGTCGGCACCGCTGCCGAGCTCGCGCAGCACGCCCGCCGCGCCGACGACCGACCGGTCGCCGTGCACGCCTCGATCGAGGCGGGCGAGGAGGCGCTCGCCGTCGGTGGTCCGTCCGAGGCGGCGACCCACTTCCTCGACGCGCTCGAGCTCATCGACACCTCGCGCACGCCCTTCGACGGCATCGACGCGCACGCGCTCACCCGGCGCTGCGCGGAGGCCCTGATCGCCGCCGGTCGCGTGCCCAAGGCGGTCAAGGTGCTCCGCGCCCGGCTCGCCACGCTGCCGGTCGACGGAGCCGCCATCGACCGCGGCCAGCTGCTGACCGCGCTGGCCACCGCGCTGCTGCTCACCGACACCGCCGACGACCCCAACGAGATCGCCGCGGAGGCGATCGAGCTGCTGCGCGGAGGACCGCCCAAGCTGCTCGCCCAGGCGCTCTTCGTCCGCTCCCGCGGCCTCGGCAGCTGGCGGGCCGACGAGGCCCGCGCGCTGGCCGTGGAGGCGCTCGAGATCGCCGAGCGCAACGACCTCACCAGCCTGGCCGTCGAGCTCCACACCACCCTGGCCGGGCTCGAGGCCGACGACAGCAGCAGCCCGGGCTCGGGGTGGCGGGCCGCCGCCGACCGCGCCCGCCGGGCCGGCCTCATCGACGCCGAGCTGCGTGCGCTCTACATGCTCGGTCGCTTCCACCACGACACCGGCGACCTCGAGACCGCCGTCGAGGTCTACCGCGAGGTCATCGGGCGCAGCGAGGTCGGCGGCCTCGTCTGGTCGCCGTTCCCCGCCGAGTCGCGGCTGCTGCTCGCCGTCGTGCTGACGCACCAGGGCAGGCTCGACGAGGCGTGGGAGCTGCTCGACGTCTCGGGCCAGAACCCGCCCATGGTCTACGAGTGGCTCTTCTTCGCCCACCAGATGCTCGTCACGATCGGCATCCGCGGCGACAGCCACGCCAAGGCGCTCGAGCGGCTCCGCGACTACTGGACCACGGACGGGCTCACCGCGATCTCCGCGGGCGGCGCCGAGCTGATGCGGGCGGTCGCGGCCGGCGACGGCACGGCCGCGCTCGCGGTGTACGACGACGTGGTGGCCGCCGTCGTACCCCTCTGGCACGAGTGGTTCCAGGCCCGGCTCCGCCTGTCGACCGTGGCGATCAGCGCCTTCGCCGCCGCGGCCGCGCACCAGTCCGCCGACGAGCGGGAGGCCGCCGCCGTCGACGTCGAGCGGCTGGTCGCCGACGGTGGCAGGGTCATCGACTTCTACGCGCCCTACGACGGCAGCCACGGCCCGGAGTACCGCATGTGGGTCGCGCGTCGGGCCGCCGAGCACCTGCGCTGGCGCTGGCTCGCGCAGGTCGACCCGCCCTCGGCCGAGGAGCTGGTCGGGGCGTGGCGCGTGGCCGAGGAGACGTCGGTCGCCTACGGCAGCGTGCCCGAGGTCGCGCAGGCGCGGGTCCGGCTGGCAGGCGTGCTGCGGGCGACCGGCGACACCGCCGCGGCGCGCGTCGTGGCCGACCAGGCCCGTGAGGCCGCGCACGCGCTGCGGTCGAGCTCGCTGCTGGCCGAGCTGACCGCCCAGGGCTCGGCGCCCGCGCCGGCCGCTGCGTCCGAGACGGCGGTGCTCACCCCGCGCGAGGCCGAGATCCTCGCCCTCGTCGCCGAGGGGCGCACCAACGGCGAGATCGGCAAGCAGCTGTTCATCAGCACCAAGACGGTGTCGGTGCACGTCTCCAACATCCTGGCCAAGCTCGACGCCGCCTCCCGCACCGAGGCCGCGGCGGTCGCGCGTCGGCGCGGGCTGCTCGACGCGTGAATCGTTTGCGGCGCGCGATCCGGGGTAGGAAGGAGCTCACTGCCCGACCCGAGCCACGGAGTGCCCCGATGAACGCGCATCGCCGACTGACCGTCGCCCTCGCCGCGACCGCCCTGACCCTGACCTCGGCGCTGGCCGCCGGGTCGCCCGCCTCCGCCAGCGACGGCCCCGGCCGCACCGTGCCCGACACCGCTCCGTCGGCCGAGGGGGCCGAGCCGCTGGTCGCGCCGGTCCTCGGCACGCCCGACGCGGGTCGCGTGACGGCGCGCGCGTCGTCGGCCCGGCGTCCGCTCTTCGCCTTCTGGGGCCTGAAGTACAACCGGCTCGACGGGTTCGGCTTCCAGAGCGCCGTGCGAGGCTCCGGCACCTCGATCGAGCTGGCCGCGGCATGGAAGACCTACCGCGGGTCGAAGCCGCTCCTGCCGAAGGTCTTCGTCCAGGCGCGCGTCGATGGCGGGAAGTGGTCGAAGCTCAAGGGCGCGAAGGGCAAGATCGGCAAGAACGGCCTCGTCCGCTCACGCGTCCCGGCCTTCACCGTCACCGCCGGCGTCCCGGCGCAGACCGTCGACTACCGCTTCAAGACCAAGAAGCTGAAGAAGGGCCCGAAGAAGGCCCGCCGGAGCATCGCGTCGAAGCCGGTCTCGGTGCGCTTCGAGAACCAGGCGATGTACACCGGGGAGCAGGCCCGCTTCTACGCTCCCATCGCGAACCTCTGCCCCAACTCCAACGTCACCATCGACACGACCGGCGCGCTGGCCGGCGACCGGGCGGGCGTCTTCGACTGGCAGAACGGCCTCACGATCAACCCGACGCTCCTCGCCACCTACACCTGGCAGAGCGAGGCGCAGAAGCTCGCGGTGGCCATCCACGAGTGCGCCCACTTCCAGCAGTTCCACCTGTGGGGCGGCACGAACGAGAGCTGGGAGACGCTCGTCGCCCGCTCGGGCGAGGTCTTCGTCCCCGACAACAACCCGAGCGGACCGACGACGCCTATGGCGGCGGACTGGGCGCCGCTCGAGCACGCCGCCGACTGCGCGACCAGCATCATCACCGGTGGCATCCAGGACACCTACGGCGGCTACTGCAACCCGGCCGAGACCGCGGCGGCCGGCCTGCTCTGGCAGGGCCAGCGCTACTGACCGGGTCCTGGCGGACGGGTCGGGGGACCCGTCCGCCAGACTCCTCGCATGTCCGAGCCTGACTTCCGGTGCTCCTTCGCGAGCGCCGGCGACGACGAGCCCATCGTGGGCACGGCGCCCACCGACACCGAGCTCCTGCTGGTCGAGGCTCCGGGACCGTGGGGCAAGGACGCGCTCGCCGACAACCGGCTGCCCGAGGTCGTCCGTGAGCACCTCGCCGCGCTCGACCTGAAGGTGTTCCTGCTGCGCCGGCCCGACGGCAGCGCGAGCACCGGGACGCACGTCTTCCGCGCCACCGCCACGCCGGAGGGGTACGACGTCCGCGCGACGGTGCTCGACCGGCCCGAGGACCTGATCGGGCTCGACCCCGACACGTGGGCGTCGTACCCGGCCGGGGAGCCGCTGTGGTTGGTCTGCACCAACGGCAAGCGCGACCGCTGCTGCGCCGAGATCGGGCGACCGATCGCCGGGCTGCTGGCCAGCGAGTGGCCCGAGGGGACGTGGGAGACCACGCACCTGGGCGGGCACCGGTTCTCCGGGACGCTGCTCGGGCTCCCCAGCGGGGTCACGCTTGGCCGCCTCGGCGCCGACGAGGCGCTCGACGCGTGCCGGGCCGTGCTGCGCGGCGAGCTCCCCGAGCGGCTGACCCGTGGTCGGGCGGGACGTGCGGGGGTCGACCAGGTCCGCGAGCTCCACGTGCGCGCCGGCGGGTCGCCCGACGCGCAGATCGTCGCCGTGCCCGGTCCCGTCCGTCGCCAGTCCTGCGGCGACACCAAGGTCAAGGGCACCACGGTCTACGAGGTCCGCTGACCACCGGCCGGCAGGAGAGGGTCGCGGGCGCTCAGCCCAGGCGGTCCTTGAGGTTCACCGGCTGGGAGGACGCCTGCGGCATCGGCTGGCCCTCGGCCACGATGCGGGGACGGCCCTCCTCGGCCGCCTCGAGGTTGCGGGCGGCGCGGTTGGCCTGCGCCTGCTCGCGCTGAGCTGTCGCCTCGGCCTCGCGGGCCTCGACGCGCGCCTCGGCGAGCTCGCGGTGGACGGCCGCGACCTTGTCGGCCTGCGCCTTGATCTGGTCGGCCGGCGCGTCGGCGTTGGCGAGGTCTTCGAGCTCGCCGAGCGCCCTCTGCTCGCGCTGCTTGAGGGCGTCGACCGTGGATCGCGCGGCGTCGGCGGCGTCGTTGGCCTGCACGGCCTCCATCGCCTCCTCGGCCGCCTCGCGGCGCAGCTCGCCGAACTTGACCTGCTGGCCGCCGGCGGCGACGAGCTTCTGCTTGTCCTTGTCGGGGTGCACCCCGGCGTAGTCGGCCAGCGCCTTGACCAGGTCCTTCGTGCTGGCCCGGCGGGCGTCGCGCAGCGAGATCTTGGTCTCGAAGCACGCCTGGTAGGCCTTCCAGTCCGCCTCCCAGGCGTCGGCCTGCTGCTGCGTCGAGTCGCCCGGCAGGGTCTCGATCGGCGGCCAGATCTGGTTGCCCCGGACCTCGAGGCCGGCCGAGACGGCGTGGTCGCGCAGCTGCTCGAGCCCCTCGCGGTGACGGCGGAGCACGTCGGAGTAGGCGTTGATCGCGCGGCCGAGGCCGCGCAGGTTGTCGCGGACGGCGGCCGACTCCTCGTGGCGCTTGGCCGCCCGGTCACGCAGGGTGTCGGCGGCCTCGCCGGCGAACACCTCCTCGGAGATCGAGGCGGTGCGCTCGAAGCCGTCGACGGCGAGCTCGACCTTGCCGGCGAGCCGGCGCACGGAGTCGCCGTAGGCATCGATCTCGTCGGGCTCGGTCCAGTGGTAGCCGCAGCCGATCGGGTCGCCGAACCGGAGGCCGTCCTGCTGGACCTCGATCCGGTCCACGGTCACCTTCGTCACGGCTTCACCTCGTCGAGCTTCGCGGCGAAGGTGGCGGCCTGGCCCACCATGACGTCGAGCTCGTCGAAGTCGAGGACCGAGTCGTCGATGGCGGTGGCGATGGTGCGGCAGCGCTTCGCGACCTGCTCGGCGTCCTCGACCAGGCTGCGCACGCCCTCGACCACGAGGTCGCGCCACGGGAAGTCGTCGGCGGGGTGGTCGATCTCGCCCAGCGCGGCCCTCAGGTCCTCACGCGCGGAGTCGAGCTCCTCCTTGGCACTGCGCAGTGCCCGCTGGTTGATCGCGATCGGCCTCATGGCGATCTTGTGCCCCGGTGAACAGCGCCGAAACCAGAAGTCGTGAATCTGTGAACTACCTCGCGTCCCGGTCTGGACCAGGCACCCCCGCAGGGGTGCGCTCAGGCGTCGGGCGGCGGTCGGTAGGCCCTCAGCAGCCGCACCACCCACAGCGCCGTGACGGCGAGGTAGGCGCCGATGGCGACGGCGAACACCCACCACGGCAGGTCCTCCCGGCCGGTCGCGCCGACCCACGTCGTGAGCCCCAGCAGCACCAAGAGGAGCACCGTGGTCAGCGCGACGAAGCCCTCCATGTCGTCCTGGAAGCGCACGCGGAACTCGTCGCGGCGAGCCGGTGCGAACCAGTGGTCCTTCGACGCCTGCGGCATGTTCACCCAGGTCCCGTCGCCGCGGAGGGCCAGGCGGGTCAGGACCGGGACGCCGACCACGACGACCAGCCCGACGACCACCCACAGCAGGAGGAACGACGTCCGCGACGACCAGGCGTCGACCCGCCCGCTCGCGTCGAAGTGCGCGGCCACCCGCTCGGGCAGCACCGCGACCGACCACACCAGCGCGACGACGTACGCCGTCGTGGTGACCAGCAGCGCGAGTCGGCCGGACCGCATCGGCAGCGCCTCAGACGTGGCCGCAGAGCTGGGCGATGCGCAGCTCGAGGCGGTTGAGCAGCTCGGCGGCGGCCTTGTCGGGCATCGCCGACTTCTTCCCGCCGCCCTCGGCGCACACCGGCAGCACGTCGATCGAGAGCTTGGCGCCGCCGGCCAGGGCTCGCAGCTCGTCGAGCTTGTCGCCGAAGGGCGAGCCGCTGCCGGGGGAGTAGTAGCGCACCGCCGCGTCGACGTCGTCGGCGAAGAGGTCGGCCTTGGTCACCGCGATCACCAGCCACGTCGGTCGCTCGCGCCGCACCGCCATGCTCGCGACGCGGTGCGCGGTGATCGACCAGTCCTCCAGCTCGGCCGCGAGCTGCTGCTCGCGGGTGGCGGCGGCGGTGCCGGTCGTGCCGGCCGTCCGTCGCGGGGTGGCGTGGCCGTTGGCGACCACGTGCAGCACCCCGTCGACCGGCTCGTCGTGGAAGACCTCGTCGAGGGCGCCGAGGCGGGTCGCGGCGTTCTCGCCCGGCACCACGCGGAAGCGGTAGCCGCGCAGCCGCGCGTTGCGACGGGTACGTCGCTCCATGGTCGCCGAGCCCACGTCGGACCCTGCGTCGACCGACGCCTGGCTGGTGGCCCGGCGCGAGAGGCGGTCGGCGAGCCGGGTCTTGCCGACGCCGGTCATCCCGGTGACCGCGACCGTGGGGTAGCGGTGGCGCAGGATCCGGGAGGCCCGCTCGGGCGCCTGGGACAGCGCGGCCAGCGCGCCGCCGGCGATCGTCGTACCGATGGCTGCCTTGCCGTGTCGCAACGGTGACTGCATGCCCCCATCCTGTCGGACGGTGCAACCGCGGTGACCGAGAGGATTGGTCAGGCAACCAGCCGTCTTGGATGATGGCGAGACCCTGTTGTCGCTGGAGAGGTCCTCATGGACACCGAGAAGCGCCCGGTCCTGACCGGGCTCGTCGCCCTGGTCGGCGTCGCCGTGGTCATCGGACTGCTCGGCGGGCTCGCGGTCATGGTCGGGGTCAAGGTCACCGGCATCGGCAACACCTCCTCGTCCAGTGGCAGCAGCGAGACCCCGGCGACGTTCGAGCTGCCACGTCCCAGCGACACGAGCACCGAGACGCCGCCGGAGGAGACCGAGCCGAGCCCGGGCGGGCAGCCGTCCAGCGAGGCGCCCGACACCGGCATCTCGCTGTCCGCGCCGCAGCAGTCGGTGAGCGCGATGCAGCAGATCGACCTCACCGGCAGCTACCCCGGCGGCGAGGGCGCGATCCTGCAGGTGCAGCGCTTCGAGAACGAGCAGTGGACCGACTTCCCGGTGACGATGTCGGTCAGCGGCGGCACCTTCGCGACCTACGTCCTGACCGCCCGCACCGGGGAGAACAGGTTCCGCGTGGTCGACACCGACTCCGACGCGATCTCCAACGAGGTCACCGTCACCGTCGGCTAGGCCCCCGCCCGGACCGTGCCCGGCTCCGCGGCCCGCGCCAGGTCGACCCGCCGCGTCCAGTAGCCTACCCACCCGGTCCCGGCGAGGATCAGCACGCCGAGCACGAGGCAGGCGGTCGCGAGCGGCGCGACGGCCGCGACCGCGCTGACCAGGAGCGGGCCGCCGGAGTTGCCGATGTCGCCGCACAGGCGCCAGGCGCCGAGGAACTGCGGGCGGCCGTCGACCGGCGCCGAGTCCGCGCCGAGGGTCATCACGATGCCGGACCCGAGGCCGTTGCCGCAGGCGATCATCGCCATCACCAGCGAGACCGTGACGACGCTGGTGGCGAGCGGCAGGAGCAGGCAGGCGAGGGCCATCGAGAGCACGACCGGCACGGCGACGAACATCCGGCCGCGAGTGTCCATCAGCCACCCGCCTGGCCACATGAAGGCGACGTCGATGGCGGCCGCGCCGGCGAAGATGAGCGACGTCGTCGACGCCGACAGCCCGAGGTGGTCGGCCCACAGGGGCAGCAGGCTCAGCCGCAGGGACCGGCTCATGCCGAGGATGACGACGGCCGATCCGACGGTGGCGAGCACGCGCCGGTGCGAGCCGATCACGGTCCACACGCCGAGGTGGCCGCTGGCCTTCGCGACCGCGCGCTTCTCCTCGCCGAGGTCGGGCATCGTGCCGGCGAGCAGCGAGGCGGTCACCGACATCGTGGCGCCGAGCCAGAAGACGCTGGTGATGCTCGTGACGTGGATGAGGCCCGCGCCGATGAGCGGCCCGACGAGCACCCCGACGCGGTAGGACCCGCCCAGCAGCGACATCGCGCGCGCCCGGTGGGTCGCCGGGACCACGTCGATCATGAAGCCCTGACGCGCGATCAGGAACAGCGTCCAGCACACCCCGCTGAGCAGGACGCCCGCCGCGAGGCCGAGCACGGAGTCCGTCAGCGCAGCGAAGGCCATCGCGCACGCGTCGACGAAGCCCGCCGCGACGAGCGCACGCCGCTCCCCGATCCGGGCGATCAGGGCGCCCGACGGCAGGCTCGCGAGGAGCTGGCCGACGCCGACCAGCGCGACGATCGCGGCCGCGACGCTGATGTCCGCGCCGAGGTCGCGTGCCCGGAGCGCGAGGACCGGCATGATCGCGCCGTGCCCGACCGCCGAGACGACGGAGGGGCCGTACGCCACCAGCGCGATGTCGCGGAACCGGAAGTCCGCCGCGCTGCCCGAGGTCACTGCCGCATCCTCTCAGCCGATCCGACGAGCGGTGAGTGACCCACATTCCGCACACCGGAAATGTGGCTCACTCACCGCCCGAGGCGAGCGGTGAGTGACCCACATTCCGCACACCGGAAATGTGGCTCACTCACCGCCCAAGGCGAGATCAGAAGGTGTCCGGGTTCGGGCCCATCCGGCCGGACTCGCCCTGGTCGAGCTCGTCGAGCGCGGACATGTGGGTCGGCTCGAGCTCGAAGTCGAAGATCTCGAAGTTCTGCTTCATCCGGTCGGCGTTCATCGACTTCGGGAAGACGATGTCGCCGCGCTGGACGTGCCAGCGGAGCGTGACCTGGGCCGGCGTACGGCCGACGAGGGAGGCGATCTCACCGATGGTGTCGTCGTCCATGACCTTGCCCTGCGCGATCGGCGACCACGCCTCGGTGAGCACGCCGTGCTTGGCGTTGGCGGACCGGACGTCCTCGTTGGCGAAGAAGGGGTGCACCTCGACCTGGTTGACGACCGGCACGACGCCCGTCTCGGAGACGATGCGCTCGAGGTGGGCGGGCTGGAAGTTGGAGACGCCGATGCTGCGGGTCTTGCCGGCCTCCTGCGCCTCGATCAGCGCGCGCCAGGTCTGCACGAAGTCGCCGCCGTACTTGTTGGGCAGCGGCCAGTGGATGAGGAAGAGGTCGACCTGGTCGAGGCCGAGCTTGTCGAGCGAGGCGTCGATCTCGCGGCGCGCGTCGTCGGGGAGGTGGAAGGAGTTGTTGAGCTTGGTGGTGACGTAGAGCTCGTCGCGGGCGATGCCAGAGGCCTTGATCGCCTCGCCGACGCCGGCCTCGTTGCCGTACATCTGGGCGGTGTCGATGTGGCGGTAGCCCGCCTCGAGCGCCTTCGTCACGGTGGCGGCGGTGTCCTCTGCAGGCACCTGGAACACGCCGAAGCCGAGCTGGGGGATGGTCGTGCCGTCGTGGAGCGAGATGTCGGGAACAGTCATACAGGTCCCTACGCAGGGAGCCCGCGAGGTATTCCGGGCACCAGGGGCGTCCTAGTCTCTTGGGGTGACTTCCGAGACCGAGACCCCGCTCGTCCCCCTCGCCCTCCCCGGGGGCGGTGACTGGCTGACGTGGGTCAGCCGGCGCTGCGAGGGCAGCCTCGCCGAGGCGGTCGAGCTCGTGGCCGCAGTGAAGGGCGGACCGGCCGACGACGTGCTCGCCACCTGGAACCGCGCCGAGACCGCGATCGCCAACGCGGAGGCCGTCGCCCTGTGGGCCGAGGTGCACCCCGACGCCGCCGTGCGCGACCGCGCCGACGAGCTGAGCCAGGAGGTGCAGAAGTACGTCACCGAGCTGGGCCAGGACCTGGAGCTGTACGCCGTCCTCGACGGGCTCGCGACCGACGGCCTGGACGCCGACGCCACGCGCATCCTCGAGGACACGTTGCGCGACTTCCGCCGTGCCGGTGTCGATCGCGACGAGGCCACCCGCGACCGGCTGAAGGAGCTCAGCGAGCAGGGCGTGAGGCTCTCGCAGGACTTCGGCCGCAACATCCGCGACGACGTCCGCTCGATCAAGGTCGCTCCCGAGCGCCTCGCCGGACTGCCGGACGACTACCGCGCCGCCCACGAGCCGGGCGACGACGGCCTCGTCACCATCACCACCGACTACCCCGACCTCGTGCCGTTCATGACCTTCGGCGCCGACGGCGACGCGCGCCACGAGCTCGCGCTCGCCCAGAACAACGTCGCGTGGCCCGCCAACGACGAGGTGCTCCAGGGCATCTTCGCGGTCCGCCGCGAGACCGCCGACCTCCTCGGCTACGACTCGTGGCCCGACTACGACACCGAGGTCAAGATGATCGGCAGCGGCCAGGCCGTCGCTGACTTCATCGAGCGGATCAGCGCCGCCGCCAACGAGCGGGCCGCCAGCGAGCTCGCCGTGCTGCTCGAGCGCAAGCGGGTCGACGTACCCGGCACCGACGTGGTCGCGACCTACGACTCGCGCTACTACTCCGAGCTCGTCCGCCGCGAGCAGTACGACGTCGACGGGCAGGTCGTGCGGACCTACTTCGGTTTCGAGCAGGTCCGGCAGGGCCTCCTCGACGTCACCGGTCGGCTGTTCGGCCTCGAGTGGACGCCGGTCGACCGGGCCGAGGCCGGGACCTGGCACGACGAGGTCGCGAGCTACGACGTCGGGCTCGAGGGGCGGCGGATCGGGCGCATCCACCTCGACCTCCACCCGCGCGAAGGCAAGTTCAAGCACGCCGCGCAGTTCGACATGGTCAAGGGCATCGCCGGCGTGCAGCTCCCCGAGGGCGTGCTGGTCTGCAACTTCAACCGCGGGCTGATGG is a window of Nocardioides oleivorans DNA encoding:
- a CDS encoding helix-turn-helix transcriptional regulator, which gives rise to MPALRTTDLIGRDAELEQLTAQLGIRASGTGRDQGDDARHDATVRAMLVAGDAGVGKTRLLMALRDEALAAGWQVVAGHCLDLADSSLPYLPFSEVLGRLMSDVPDVAARVLDQHPTLARLQPGRRIRSSETASGDQALDRGNVYDAVGDLLSAVAEQAPLLLVVEDTHWADESTRDMLSFLFSRPLPGVALVVSYRADDLHRRHPLRRQVAEWSRLRGVDRLQLEPLADDDVRSLVRALHPSTMSEAEYVSIVDRAEGNPFFIEELVGATWSGQVPGELADVLLVHLDRLDDTTRRVVRLVSVAGRQVSHGLLSAVSDLDTTELEAALRNAVEAHVLVASRGGTYAFRHALLGEAVYDDLLPGERVRLHADFVSALGEGRAVGTAAELAQHARRADDRPVAVHASIEAGEEALAVGGPSEAATHFLDALELIDTSRTPFDGIDAHALTRRCAEALIAAGRVPKAVKVLRARLATLPVDGAAIDRGQLLTALATALLLTDTADDPNEIAAEAIELLRGGPPKLLAQALFVRSRGLGSWRADEARALAVEALEIAERNDLTSLAVELHTTLAGLEADDSSSPGSGWRAAADRARRAGLIDAELRALYMLGRFHHDTGDLETAVEVYREVIGRSEVGGLVWSPFPAESRLLLAVVLTHQGRLDEAWELLDVSGQNPPMVYEWLFFAHQMLVTIGIRGDSHAKALERLRDYWTTDGLTAISAGGAELMRAVAAGDGTAALAVYDDVVAAVVPLWHEWFQARLRLSTVAISAFAAAAAHQSADEREAAAVDVERLVADGGRVIDFYAPYDGSHGPEYRMWVARRAAEHLRWRWLAQVDPPSAEELVGAWRVAEETSVAYGSVPEVAQARVRLAGVLRATGDTAAARVVADQAREAAHALRSSSLLAELTAQGSAPAPAAASETAVLTPREAEILALVAEGRTNGEIGKQLFISTKTVSVHVSNILAKLDAASRTEAAAVARRRGLLDA
- a CDS encoding sucrase ferredoxin; its protein translation is MSEPDFRCSFASAGDDEPIVGTAPTDTELLLVEAPGPWGKDALADNRLPEVVREHLAALDLKVFLLRRPDGSASTGTHVFRATATPEGYDVRATVLDRPEDLIGLDPDTWASYPAGEPLWLVCTNGKRDRCCAEIGRPIAGLLASEWPEGTWETTHLGGHRFSGTLLGLPSGVTLGRLGADEALDACRAVLRGELPERLTRGRAGRAGVDQVRELHVRAGGSPDAQIVAVPGPVRRQSCGDTKVKGTTVYEVR
- a CDS encoding DUF1648 domain-containing protein; translated protein: MRSGRLALLVTTTAYVVALVWSVAVLPERVAAHFDASGRVDAWSSRTSFLLLWVVVGLVVVVGVPVLTRLALRGDGTWVNMPQASKDHWFAPARRDEFRVRFQDDMEGFVALTTVLLLVLLGLTTWVGATGREDLPWWVFAVAIGAYLAVTALWVVRLLRAYRPPPDA
- a CDS encoding MFS transporter, with product MTSGSAADFRFRDIALVAYGPSVVSAVGHGAIMPVLALRARDLGADISVAAAIVALVGVGQLLASLPSGALIARIGERRALVAAGFVDACAMAFAALTDSVLGLAAGVLLSGVCWTLFLIARQGFMIDVVPATHRARAMSLLGGSYRVGVLVGPLIGAGLIHVTSITSVFWLGATMSVTASLLAGTMPDLGEEKRAVAKASGHLGVWTVIGSHRRVLATVGSAVVILGMSRSLRLSLLPLWADHLGLSASTTSLIFAGAAAIDVAFMWPGGWLMDTRGRMFVAVPVVLSMALACLLLPLATSVVTVSLVMAMIACGNGLGSGIVMTLGADSAPVDGRPQFLGAWRLCGDIGNSGGPLLVSAVAAVAPLATACLVLGVLILAGTGWVGYWTRRVDLARAAEPGTVRAGA
- a CDS encoding aldo/keto reductase, producing MTVPDISLHDGTTIPQLGFGVFQVPAEDTAATVTKALEAGYRHIDTAQMYGNEAGVGEAIKASGIARDELYVTTKLNNSFHLPDDARREIDASLDKLGLDQVDLFLIHWPLPNKYGGDFVQTWRALIEAQEAGKTRSIGVSNFQPAHLERIVSETGVVPVVNQVEVHPFFANEDVRSANAKHGVLTEAWSPIAQGKVMDDDTIGEIASLVGRTPAQVTLRWHVQRGDIVFPKSMNADRMKQNFEIFDFELEPTHMSALDELDQGESGRMGPNPDTF
- a CDS encoding M3 family metallopeptidase yields the protein MTSETETPLVPLALPGGGDWLTWVSRRCEGSLAEAVELVAAVKGGPADDVLATWNRAETAIANAEAVALWAEVHPDAAVRDRADELSQEVQKYVTELGQDLELYAVLDGLATDGLDADATRILEDTLRDFRRAGVDRDEATRDRLKELSEQGVRLSQDFGRNIRDDVRSIKVAPERLAGLPDDYRAAHEPGDDGLVTITTDYPDLVPFMTFGADGDARHELALAQNNVAWPANDEVLQGIFAVRRETADLLGYDSWPDYDTEVKMIGSGQAVADFIERISAAANERAASELAVLLERKRVDVPGTDVVATYDSRYYSELVRREQYDVDGQVVRTYFGFEQVRQGLLDVTGRLFGLEWTPVDRAEAGTWHDEVASYDVGLEGRRIGRIHLDLHPREGKFKHAAQFDMVKGIAGVQLPEGVLVCNFNRGLMEHDEVVTLFHEFGHLVHHVLGGQGDWTRFSGVATEWDFVEAPSQMLEEWAWDADVLATFARNAAGETIPAELVAAMRRADHFGKGVYAAQQMAYAARSYYFHAGPHDDLTAYGDELQRRYSVFPPLEGGHMHCAFGHLDGYSSGYYTYMWSLVIAKDLFSAFDDDDLFATDVATAYRDKVLAQGGRADAADLVADFLGRPYSFDAWTAWLEE